The following DNA comes from Palaemon carinicauda isolate YSFRI2023 chromosome 22, ASM3689809v2, whole genome shotgun sequence.
tatggctactttcctcttctccGAAAGAATAATCCCtagtaaatagctccaggtttttgtatgttaggaaaaatacaaattactttcaaatttgtcatttttaattctttcattctacctttttttcgagtattgttctccagctggtcttcagttgctgactctcatcttaatttgttggacaaacaatagcagtttattaaatttcttattcgtggcATCGTTGATTCTAACAGTGCTGCCTTCGCCATCATAagcctcaacactacacagtattctagaagttttattctagctgtgactagattgtaaaatgatcttcctaatcgagcagttgaatcgatgaaacttcataagttcaaactcacagtgaatacttatgttgaacaagttgacaagATTCTCTCTTCATTTTTTCTATATGATTTATTTAAACGTTAtcattgatcttaagatattctatattcttaatATTCGGATACTTCTCATATAtggtttattaatttcattttttattttctcacggggctattttccctgttggagctcttgggcttgtagcatcctgcctttccaactagggttgtagcttagctaataataataataataataataataataactagactgcgactggctaaagccagtggcggaggattcccctgcaaaataggtatggaaatgcttttgtcaatcagtaaaagatattgtgtaaaggtttattggcctaatgacccctaaactaaattttgagttatgttaacaaactattttaaagaaatttatctgtataatagcaggtatatggaggtaaaacataggcaaaaatgacatatatagagaaattgacctttgaacttgaagacaatgggcacttacaaggtcgtgtgaaggtcacaggttaaatatgaccccatattctgaagaatcatgtgcgaatgggggtggggggttgacaataaaacatcacttttaccccacgtcaaatttttttccatgaaatagccatatgaccttgaaaatgagggtcaagtccaaatttgacatttgatttggaggttttatgcatatgtttggggtagtttactatagcatgctatgacccaaaaaccagtatttcatggagaaattgccaaagtcacgatttctgaaatgtcaaaaatagtaaaaaatctatattaaaaaagtaattaagcagtcgctacaaaagttaagctaaccttagataaatatatagggcatcatatgccactaagatcagggctctgggccttccggtttttgagatctcggaaacaaacctgttttgacctggtttggccattagcgaccttgaccttgacctacttgcattaacgtagggcaatatctggggatttacctctgtatcattgtccataattCCCTTAGCCATACAGGTTATACTTTAGGcataatgtcaatttcaaattttaaacattttgcctttaaaagcccatgtgaccttgaaaagtaggtcaaagtcacttaaactgggtctatggcatattcttaccatacgctacctatgataataatttcagatttcttgcgaaaaaaaacctgcagaaagaataataataataataataataataataataataccaaaaacaatagtcttcccctaaaagggaatcctaataaaactaataatagaaatgataataataaaaaaatctgaaCTAAGAAACTATTTTACCACACCTACTCGGGAATAAAAgcaaatttgataaaaaataacaacTCATTCATGGATGCTTTCAAGAACCTCTGGTTCACGCAATATGTCTACGGCTCAAACTTGTGCATATCGATAGCAACCttaattctgtaaaaaaaattgGGTTCCAAGTGGGGAAAAATATAATGCGATAAAATATACTTTTAGAGAGGTATTTTCATATTGAGAGGTATTTTCACATTGCTCTATTGCCACGTATGTATATCACTGTCTTTAAAGTTATTCTGTGGGGATAGAAAAATACTGAGCTTTCTTCACGAGCAAAAGCGAAGCAATCAATGAAAGTAAACACGGTCCATTCAGTACGCAAACGACAACAAACACACCAGAGCAAACAAGGAATCATTTATATTTTCTCAtgttttatatattgaaataaagacCTCGCGTTCTCTTAAGGCTGTTGTTTTGAGAtcttgaaataatataaaaaagaagaacgtgaaaaataatttcaaaatcgtAAATCTCGCATTCGCTCCAATATATATCCGAGCCTTCACGGCAATGTAAAAGTACCCTTACGCCCATATCatcctcctcatctcctcctacgcctactgacgctaagggccttgattagatttcactagtcatgtttatcttgagctttcgattcaatacttctccattcatcatttcttacttcacttttcctagtcctcagccatgtaggcctgggtcttccaacttttctagtgccttgtggatcccagtgaaacgtttggtgaactaatctctcttggggagagcaaagagcatgcccaaaccatcttcatctacccatcaccatgctcttatccacatatggcactcgagtaatctcttataatttcctttttaatcctgttctgccatttaactcccaatattcttctgagggttttgttctcaaatttacaaaatctgttggatattgatgcattgtcataccacgactcatgtccataataTTACACAGATCGTACTaaactgatttatttttatatataatttcagccgatttgatttccaaatcttccTTAATCTAGCTAATTTCTGATTTGCtctttacaatctttcattaaactccaattctaaagaccctacaatagagatcatagttcctaaatacttaaatgattctgcctcattaatcctttctccttccaatgatatttcatcttctattgcatattccattttcatcatctgtctttattctatttatcttgagcccaacctcctgtgatatttcatatttcaggcattctggcaagtaagcattgtaaatcctgtggtgttctgcttgtAAGGACAGCATATTcaacatattctaggtcagctaatttcttattactaatCCAGTTCagtacttctccaccatctcaaactgttttttgcattacaaaatccatgaggaggttaagcaacatagatgacaacacattcccgtggaatactctgctgttcagtggaaattaatttgataagactccattaacattaactttgcacttactatgctcaggaacatacttaatcaaatttacatatttaagaggaattccataataacgtaggactctacccaaaattggccggtgcacactatcaaaagctttttcattgtctacaaatggcatcaaaaggggatttctatattctacgcaactCTTCATCAACCTTTTTTTCTAGCCTCTTTAGGctaagcatactatatactttcatgacaactgaagtaagtgtgatgtctctgtaattattacgatgagccaggtctcctttttatgccattttcatcaacactcctaactcccattcattaggttttacctcttcatgccatgttctacgaaataatcttgtaagtattctgggagccgCTTCAATTTCAGTCaatgtcatctcagcagttattccatcctatTATTATTGTCCCAAGCCTTGTAAGagaaatatgtagatgtatatgtgttCTATGCAGTGAGatcaatgacctttttaagagtactatgactggcATAAATTGTTGTGtgagatcactgaactctgttacagGTGACGTGTCTTAgctctgataggtgacgtgtcttaagcCGAATagtaagagtatatttccatcacaatgTAGATTTCCACAACTCTGATTATTTCAGTAAATTGACAGAGtcaagatcgagagaatacaaggtctactcaaTAGATAACCAGTAATTAGGTCTTTTGCACAGTGACGTCACTTGAAGTGCCTGGCCGAGGGTTCGTTGAAATTCCGGCCTCAGTCCAGGTGTGGCTGGAGTCGGGAACGTGTCTCCGTTTCCTTTTATAATATCTATGCGTAACTAAAATAATTATGCCGTCCCATTGTGCAGTGTCCGGGTGCAGAAAAACACATGTGAAAGGGTCTGAAATAACTTACCATAGATTTCCAAAGGATGAATATGTGAGAAATAAGTGGATTATGTTTTGCAAACGAACGGAAAGATTTAATCCAGCCAATTCTTACATATGCAGTCGGCAGTTTGATGCATTCCAGCAACATTTGAAGTACGAGTTACTTGGCATTCCTATTCCTACATCCCAAAAGAAATTTAAACCTGGAGCAGTGCCAACACCCTACTATGGTGAGTACATCTCGTAAACCATTGCCATTAGGTCATGATTTTCCTTGGTATTAGCTGTATATTGTTTTATCATGCGATAccttttttgcattttttattaccACAGGTGGAACATTAACTTATATCATTGAAATAAGGAAATGCGATGTCGGTCTAGTAAGAAATCTATATCTTGCAGCATCCACGTCTCTACTGCAGGTGGAGAGCAGATTGTGATCTCTGATGCAAGTCAGCCAACTCACACCCGGTCTTCCAATAGCAGAGGTTAGTATGCAAGATTTATGTGCAATGAAAAATATGTGATTCAAAGTCAGTGACGGAAAGCAAGCACGTAATGCTAGGGGCTTTCcttatatataatattgcaaaatTGTGAGGATTTTTTTTTGCAGCATCCCACGTCTCGACTGCAGGTGGAGAGCAGATTGTAATCTCTGAGTCATGTCTACCAATACACAATATTTTTTATGCTAAAGGTAAGCAGTGCAATTCATACATTAGTACCAGAGCTATTAGAATAATTTTCCCTTTATATAGTTAGTTATACTTTGCAAACAAATGTCCTCATTTTTT
Coding sequences within:
- the LOC137615842 gene encoding THAP domain-containing protein 2-like; translated protein: MPSHCAVSGCRKTHVKGSEITYHRFPKDEYVRNKWIMFCKRTERFNPANSYICSRQFDAFQQHLKYELLGIPIPTSQKKFKPGAVPTPYYGGEQIVISDASQPTHTRSSNSRASHVSTAGGEQIVISESCLPIHNIFYAKELPEDSSRRDPTLQEEGIILNKRKFLDTCEMTYCFLA